tatatatatacatattttagagcgtagattcataatctttaaaaaaacttatatttaaaaacggaggaagtacaaTATAATGCGAGTCGATGGAGTTATTGACCAGATTCGATGAACTTATCGCTGGGAGAAGTTAagtagtactactccctccgtccgagaaAAGTTGCCTCCGACAAACACCTCCCCTTTCTTCCAACAAACTACGCAGCCCTCACTCCGACCGCTTCCCTGCTCCGTCGCCTGGCCACGCGCCGGCCGCCTGCTCTattgcgtcgccgcctgctccatcGCCTCGCCACGCACCGGACGCCTTCTCCCCATCGTCTCGCCGCTTCTCTTCGTCCGCACCAGGAAATCAAGAGGGAAGCGATCCCCTTTTCTGCAAATCCCGCGACTtgccggctccggcggcggcgctcaTGTCCTGGAGGCAggtcctcgagctcctcctcccGACCCCGAGCTCCTCGTCCTCGAGCTGCTGCAGAAGTTAACGACAGTTGCTCCTCCTCCAGGTTCTCGAGCTCCTCGCCCTCTTAGCTCcaccggcggcggcgccgccgccgcttgTGCTTCTGCTGCCCGCCCACCCACCGCGAGGTCCTCTGCTTCTGgggcttcttctgcttctgcttctagtTGCTGTTTTCAGTATGGTGAGCTGATTTCTTTCTTATCCTCTTGGTTTCTACAGCGATTGGAGGTGGACTTGGTGCAGAGGAATGGATCTTGCTTCTGTTGATCTCAGGTGAGCTAAAGATGCTGCTTCCATGGAACATACAGTATGCTTGACTGTATAAATGTAAAGAATTTTGGAGTATATTTTGTGTGCTGATCATTTTGTGTTCTGTTGCAATAAGATCAAAGTGTACAGTACTGAGCATTTTGTGTTCTGTTCTGTTGAATGTGCAGCTACTCTGAACATACAGTACTGAGCATTTTGTGTAGAAATTTCTTTCTTGCTTACGTAAGATGATCTGCATTACATTTCCTAAAATATCTCTATGCACTCAAACCAAAAGGAGTACTATCAGTGCTCTAATTGGGTCTACTAACTGCGAAATCCTACCGAAACTGTAACACTAATTCATAGAGGGCATGGATAAGGATATGCATCTGGTAGCTCGTAGAATATGACTAGCCAGGGATGAAATTACACTAGGTGCGTTCAATCAAAATCAATCTATTGGTTGGCTTACTACAGGACTAGAAAACTAGAACCTGGCATGGCTACGTAATGTAGGAGATCTTTCTTGTTGTGGCCAAAAGAAAATGGATGGATCTACGTAATGTAGGAGGAGGATCATGTTTTCAGTGCCTTAGTACACAAAAGTAGGCAAAGTTTCTATAACAATATACTTAAATGCAAGGAAAAAATAAGCAGCAAGTTTATTCAGTTAAGGACGGAATTATTTTGATCAAGTAATTACTGTGACAATATTGCAACATTTCTTCAGAGTACATGATCAGTTTTGCCCCTTTTCAGTAAAGGGGTGCAGCAACTTTCTGGGATTTCTGAAACTATAGTCACTGGGACAATATATAGTCACCTGGGAGTCACCTGGGATTTCTGAAACTATACTGTCACTTGGACAATTCAAAACAGTTAACTGAAAGTGTCTAAAACAGTTAAGTGTTTCTGGGATTTCTTTTTTCTTCAGTAAGACatgatttcttttttcttcttcttttttctctagTGTGCCATCCCTTTTTTTTAGACTAAAAGTGAATCAGAGCAAAAGTTTTCCGTGTCAGTTTGCTAGAAATAATAGAAGAAGAAGTTACAAATTTTCAATTACATTCATAACACTTTGCTCTAACTAATTTTTTTGCTCTCAGTTTAAGTTGCAGATTTGACCTGGAATGACCAGTCTCAGTTTAAGTAACATATTCTAGTAATGCGACAAGCACATCTGTACTGCTCTCAGTTTAAGTTACAGATCACATTCACAACACTTAGTTTGGAAAACTTCAAAGCATCAATATCTATTCCTGCTACCCCTGGTCTTGATCCAACCATTGCAAACTCAGGTAAAGTACCCTGCCCCTGCTCCTTCACATGCTTCTATCAGTGGTTATCTAACTGAATTTTCACATGCTTCTATCAGTGGAAAACTTATATTGTTTGCTAACATTTTATAAACAAAACACATGGAAGCAACTCTATATATGATCCATTTTGAGTAATTAATTTGGTACTCGATTTGCTGTTGAATTCTGCAAGTCCTTCAGTCTAAGCCTATGAGTAACACTGCTTGTTCACTAATTCAGTTTACTGTACAATTTACTCTACAAACTgaatattgtgtgtgtgtgtgtgtgtgtgtgtgtgtgtgtgtgtgtgtgtgtgcacgctcaTCAAATTGCAGACTAGATGATCGGTTGCTACTCTAATTCACCTCAATTTGACATCAATTTGATCTGCACAACAAATTAACATCAATTTGACACTGATTTCAGGGCGCTGGAGTAGCAGCAGAGGCGGCGAGGAGGAGCTGGGTTGCctggacgaagaagaagaagaagaaatcggcgAGGAGGAGCAGGTGGGCGCCTCTGTAGAAGGTGGGCGGCGGCGCTGGGCCCTACGGTGGAGGCACTGGTCACCTCGGTGCACGGCGGTGGAGCAGCGGCGGCCGGGGTCTTGCCCAACTCCCGCAACAGAGTGGCTGGCCTTGGGGCGCCGGCGTTGCGACCGGGGATGCGAGAAGGACGACGAGTAAAGCTGACCGTGATCCGTGGAATCGCCGCTCGTCGAGGTGTCGCCGCGGAGGAGCAGCTGGGCGGCGGCGAAGCTCGCCTCCGCAGCGCAGCTAAGCAGGGCGGTGCAAGATGGCAGCTGCGGGGCAGGTGGGCGGCGGCGCAAGTGGGACTTCGTCGCTGGCTGATCCTACGGCGGCTGGGGCACGCGGTGCCCGTGGGCGACAGGGGGAGGCGGAGGCTGGGGCGCGCGCGGTGCCTACGGGCGTCGGGGGAGGAAGAAGGGCTGATTAGCACGAGATTTAAAGTgaaaaggggttttctgcaaaattaCAATTGAACTATGCTGGTGACAacttttttcggacggagggagtacctctgaTCCAAATTTCAATTCTTTTTTTTAGTAAACGGCAGGAGCACTCCCTTTTCTATTTTTTGAAGATAAAAAAGGTTTTTTTAATGAAAGGTAGATGAGGCTCTACCTTATATATTTCAAAACAGGCCTAGGCCTGGGACCAGGGGTCGATTACATGAAGCTTACATTGAGCACCGTGGTGCCATGGCTATAAGCAGCCATTTGAAagagggaaaaaaagaaaaaaaaagaaaaagaaaaaaaaaggggggGGAGGGGGGAAAACAAGAACGGTACAAAAGCTAAATTAGCCCAAGAGATGCACCCAGCTTGTAATAGCATCCTTGTCcactgcgaaccaacctgtggttgagatggttaggtggacagtggtatccccaacccaccagagttcaaatcctggtgctcacattactcctggatttattttagaatttccggtgatgcgctttcagtgggaggagacgttcccgtcgacgacgaggcgcctacggtgacttcataaatctcaagatgatatgccggctcagtctctcggaggtgctcataggggtagggtgtgcgtgtgtgcgttcatagggatgagtgtatgtgcgtgcatatgagcgcttgtgtctgtactgatgctcaaagaaAAAGCATCCTTGTCCACCTGCCTTTTGGCCCGGTGCTGCCATGCCTCGAGAAGTTGCGACATATATCGTCTGAGATAGATCGGAGACCATCTCTTATCGTTGAAAACTCGATCATTCCTAGCGTGCCAAAGAGTGACGGCAGCCGCAGCGAAAAGAATGTGTACGCCGCTAGAGTTAATCCAAGTTCGCTGAGCTCTGTGCATAAAATGGACAAGGTCCGCAGAACAGGAGGCTAGGTCATTCATATGGAGCGCTTCCCAGATAATAGAAGTCGGATAGCAGTGCAGAACAATGTGGCTGGCAGATTCGCTGGCGGGGCAAATGTCACAGTCCTGGTGCTCGATAATCAAAGACCATTGTTTCCGTAGCATGTTATCCCTCGTGTTTAATCGCCCTCAGAAAGCTAGCCAGAGAAAGACACGGTACCTCAGAGGAATGATCTTGTCCCAAATCCAGGAGCTAAATTCGCAGCCCACACCTCTAAATGTAAGAAGTTGGTAAACCTGAGATGTAGTGAATGGCTTATGGTGTATAGTAGAAGTTCTGACATCCGAGCCGAAACCTGATGGTGTCGATGCCAGAAGAGAGTGCAGcatctgtagctcctgaatggcagtGGTAGACAAGTTTAAGTGTAGCTGAATGCACCAGGTATTGTTGGAGAAATGAGAAGCCACCGTGCAACTGCCATCCTTAGCATACGAGAAGAGGGTAGGAAGAAAGAACTGAAGTCGCCCCACCGGTAACCAGTTATCATGCCAGAAAGAGGTAAGCTTGCCAGGACCCGTCGAACACTTAGAGGATGCCAGGACTGTAGGAATGGGAGGTTTGAAGTTCTTCCAGATTGTCGTGTCACGATTTGAACTCTTGAGAGGGATAACAAGCCTGCAATACTGTTGAGCAAACCATTGAAAGCATGGGACATCCGAGGACTGCAAGACTTTAGCTGCGAACTTGATGAGCAAAGCCTTGTTATGAGCAGAGAGATCCCTAATGCCCAAACCGCCTGAAGATCTTGGGAGAGTGGCGAAATACCAGGCAACGAGGCATTGGCCACCCTTGACTGTGTTCGTGCCTTGCCAGAAAAAAGCCCTCAACAATTTTTCCAGCTTACTAAGAGATTTCTTAGGCCAGAGAAAATAGGGCATATAGTAACTTGGGATGCTAGCAAGAACTGAGTTAACCAGAGTCAAACGACCACCATATGACAGAAAGGTGGCTAGCCATCCTGATAACCTCTTTGTCCACCCGACGCATGATAGGCAGAAGCAGGCCATGCTTAATCTTGTGTAAAGAGAGTGGCAGGCCTAGGTATGTGCACGGGAAGCTTGAGACAGGGCAACCAAAAAGATCAGCAATTTCCTGTGTGCTGCTCGAGTCGAGGCAAATAGGGATCATAGTGCTCTTGTGGTAATTGGTTTGCAGTCTAGTGAAAGCTGAGAAGTCAGACAAGATTTGTTTAACGATGGCCGCTTGCTGAGAATTGCCCTGGAACAAAAGTAGTGTATCATCGGCGTACTGGAGCACCGGGTACAATAGGTCGGAGCCAAGCGGGTGTATCAGGCTGCCTTCTTCAAAACGTAAACAACACAGTCTTTGTAGGACATCAGCGACCAGAATGAACAGGTACGACGAGATGGAATCGCCCTGACGGAAACCTCTCCAAGCAACGAAAGACTCACCAAGCTCGCCATTAAGCATGATTCTGGAGCTGGCCGTGGTCAGAAGCGATGAAATCCAGCTAATCCATCGCGAGGGAAAACCACGAGGCTGAAGAATGCTGAAGAGGCAGGTCCAGCTGACAGAGTCGAACGCCTTTTGGAAATCCAATTTGAGGACCATCCTCGGCAGTTTTCTCTTATGAGCTGTTTGAACCATGTCAGCCATAGCAAAGTTCTCACAGTGTGATCAAGGAGGATTTGCGAATGAGTTTTACAAGGCTTTTCACAGTGTGATCAAGGAGGATTTGCTGCTCTTCTTTGACCAGTTATACCACAACCAGGTGGATCTCTCTGGCATCAATCAAGCTCACATTTCACTCTTACCCAAGAAGGAAACACCCCTAGAGCTGCGCGATTTCATGCCAATTTTCATGGTTCACAGTGTTCCTAAGTTGGCTAGCAAGGTTCTTGCCCAAAGATTACAAGATAAAAAAAGGTTATATGTACAAGACGTTAATTAGGTTATGTTCTGTGCTGGATTCTCTTGGCGCATCAGATTGTAATCTTATTTCTTCTCCAAAGCCGAGTATATTATAAATCAAAGCATAGCAATGTGCTACCTAGCCATATCTATCCACTCTTCGGTCATTTGGTTATGAGTGCCCAATCTATAATCATGTCGAAGGTAATATATTTTTGTACAATAGAAATAATAATTGAATTTTTGCTTATTTTGTCAGGCGCACAGTTTGATTTAGGTATTAACCATTTCCCATTAAGATTATTAACTGAAATCGAATTTGCAGCATTG
The sequence above is a segment of the Triticum dicoccoides isolate Atlit2015 ecotype Zavitan chromosome 1A, WEW_v2.0, whole genome shotgun sequence genome. Coding sequences within it:
- the LOC119351565 gene encoding uncharacterized protein LOC119351565 → MDTTPSVREKLPPTNTSPFFQQTTQPSLRPLPCSVAWPRAGRLLYCVAACSIASPRTGRLLPIVSPLLFVRTRKSRGKRSPFLQIPRLAGSGGGAHVLEAGPRAPPPDPELLVLELLQKLTTVAPPPGSRAPRPLSSTGGGAAAACASAARPPTASDWRWTWCRGMDLASVDLSLSCRFDLE